The Candidatus Saccharibacteria bacterium genome has a segment encoding these proteins:
- a CDS encoding protease: MYSKIAENKRKTVYLVLGLFGLIILIGYVISVLYDSPSITLFVGVGAVIYTLFNYYAADKVALSISRAKQVDASSAPRLYKTVENLTIATGMPMPKVYIMNDPAPNAFATGRDPDHASVAATTGLLDMLSDSELEGVMAHELSHVANYDIRVTTIVFGMFSVISLISDFFLRSLWWGGGSRDRNNNGVTLLIGIGVSILAAMVASLIRMAVSRQREYLADASGVMMTRYPDGLASALQKIGSYSRPTSSGSSATAHMFFENPLKKTDKNAGFIANLFSTHPPIAKRIERINQAGTQL, from the coding sequence ATGTATTCTAAGATTGCAGAAAATAAACGTAAAACGGTGTATTTAGTCCTCGGTTTATTTGGACTAATCATACTAATAGGGTACGTTATTTCTGTTTTGTACGACAGTCCAAGTATTACGCTTTTTGTTGGTGTTGGTGCGGTGATTTACACCCTGTTTAATTACTACGCTGCCGACAAAGTTGCGCTAAGTATTTCAAGAGCCAAGCAAGTCGACGCGTCAAGCGCTCCTCGTTTATACAAAACAGTTGAAAACCTCACTATTGCTACAGGCATGCCCATGCCTAAGGTCTATATTATGAACGACCCAGCCCCTAATGCTTTTGCAACCGGGCGAGATCCAGATCATGCCAGTGTGGCCGCCACCACAGGTCTACTTGATATGTTAAGCGACAGCGAGCTGGAAGGTGTTATGGCGCATGAACTAAGTCACGTCGCCAACTACGATATACGAGTTACCACTATAGTTTTTGGCATGTTTAGTGTTATTTCGCTCATTAGTGACTTCTTTTTGCGTAGTTTATGGTGGGGCGGCGGTAGCCGAGACAGAAATAATAATGGCGTGACGTTGTTGATTGGTATTGGGGTGTCAATTTTAGCTGCAATGGTCGCGAGCTTAATCCGCATGGCTGTGTCGCGGCAACGGGAATATTTGGCCGATGCATCAGGAGTTATGATGACTCGTTACCCGGACGGACTAGCCAGCGCCTTACAAAAAATAGGCAGTTATTCGCGTCCGACTAGTAGCGGCAGTAGTGCAACCGCTCATATGTTTTTTGAAAACCCTCTTAAAAAGACCGACAAAAACGCCGGTTTTATTGCGAACTTATTTAGCACTCACCCGCCGATTGCCAAACGAATTGAGCGTATTAACCAAGCCGGAACTCAATTGTAG
- the nusB gene encoding transcription antitermination factor NusB — translation MASNRHLGRIVALQTLYEYDFRGGEDSGLDLMVVYKRNIDQFKQQIDDTDFVEKLVLGVSKKAAELDEIIAPIAPDWPVDQIARIDKIILRVALFELNQGDGTPSKVIINEAVELAKAFGGDNSSKFINGVLGTALKNLEEKDGKE, via the coding sequence GTGGCCAGTAATAGACACCTTGGTAGAATAGTTGCACTACAAACACTGTACGAATACGATTTTCGTGGCGGTGAAGATTCTGGTCTTGATTTGATGGTTGTATATAAACGCAACATTGATCAGTTTAAGCAGCAAATCGATGATACTGATTTCGTAGAGAAGCTAGTACTTGGTGTTAGTAAAAAAGCCGCCGAGCTTGATGAAATTATTGCTCCTATTGCTCCTGACTGGCCTGTAGACCAAATTGCTCGAATTGATAAAATTATCTTACGTGTTGCGTTATTTGAATTAAATCAAGGTGACGGAACGCCTTCTAAGGTTATTATTAACGAAGCTGTCGAACTGGCGAAAGCCTTCGGTGGCGATAACTCCAGTAAGTTTATAAACGGTGTGCTGGGTACTGCTCTAAAGAATCTAGAGGAAAAAGATGGCAAAGAATAA
- the ligA gene encoding NAD-dependent DNA ligase LigA: MKKSEAKARLEKLRKEINDYRYNYHVLNKSTMSEAAADGLKHELTQLEAEYPDLITADSPSQRVAGAPAEGFSKVEHSQRMLSLNDVFDFDELDKWYERLLKLNPDWDKKVLADLKLDGLACALIYQDGVLTTAVTRGDGYVGEDVTQNVKTIQTVPLRLRGDTINPVFLTGRLEVRGEIILENKDFEGLNKEREQAGLEQYANPRNTAAGSIRQLDSSLVAARPLKFHPYAVFHDNITTKKQEYEVTNSLGFITNTYATVCNSPREAKDYITDREQKRTGLPYNTDGVVLTVNDRQAFVDFGVVGKAPRGACAYKYPAEQATTKIMDIVISIGRTGAAIPVAIMEPVLVAGSTVQRATLHNEDEIARKDIRIGDTVIIQKAGDIIPEVVRPIESLRDGSEKPYDIQKALADHPLEFKRKDGEAVWRAVNLNDPEIFKRSLQHFVSKGALDIDGMGKKVVELLVDQNLATDLADIYSLTYTDIYNLEGFAEKSAQQLIDAIAEKKNPELARFIFGLGIRHVGKQTALDLAKKYGTLENFLNASFEELEEIEGVGEVVAHSIEEWLSADQTIAMLEKFKANHVWPQPYKQTTGSMTGQKVVITGSLPGYGREEGFELVRKNGGEVQSSVSKDTTMLVVGEKPGASKRRKAASLGVSEVTAKEFLEKIHA, translated from the coding sequence ATGAAAAAAAGCGAAGCTAAAGCCCGACTAGAAAAACTGCGCAAGGAAATAAACGACTATCGGTATAACTACCATGTACTAAACAAGTCGACGATGTCAGAGGCTGCAGCCGATGGCTTGAAGCATGAGCTAACCCAGCTAGAAGCCGAGTACCCTGATTTGATCACAGCCGACTCTCCTTCGCAACGGGTTGCCGGTGCTCCAGCCGAAGGCTTTAGTAAAGTTGAACACAGCCAGCGAATGCTTAGCTTAAATGATGTGTTTGACTTTGACGAGCTCGACAAGTGGTACGAACGGTTACTGAAACTAAACCCTGACTGGGATAAAAAAGTCTTAGCTGACTTAAAGCTCGACGGCTTAGCCTGTGCTTTGATCTACCAAGACGGTGTACTAACCACCGCTGTTACCAGAGGTGACGGATATGTCGGCGAGGATGTAACGCAAAATGTAAAAACTATCCAGACAGTTCCGCTCCGTTTGCGAGGCGATACTATTAATCCGGTTTTTTTGACAGGCAGGCTTGAAGTGCGCGGTGAAATTATTTTAGAAAATAAGGACTTTGAAGGGCTTAACAAGGAACGCGAGCAGGCAGGCCTTGAGCAGTACGCGAATCCACGGAACACCGCAGCAGGATCAATTCGTCAGCTTGACTCAAGTCTAGTAGCTGCCCGACCGCTTAAGTTTCACCCATACGCTGTTTTTCACGACAACATAACAACTAAGAAGCAAGAATATGAAGTAACCAACAGCTTAGGGTTTATTACTAATACATACGCCACCGTTTGCAATAGCCCGCGCGAAGCTAAGGATTATATTACCGACAGGGAACAAAAGCGCACAGGCTTGCCCTATAACACTGACGGGGTAGTATTGACAGTCAATGATCGACAGGCTTTTGTAGATTTTGGGGTTGTCGGCAAAGCTCCACGTGGAGCCTGCGCGTATAAATACCCAGCAGAACAGGCTACGACAAAAATAATGGACATTGTTATTAGCATTGGTCGCACAGGGGCCGCCATACCGGTAGCAATAATGGAACCAGTCTTGGTAGCGGGCAGTACGGTTCAGCGTGCAACGCTCCATAACGAAGACGAGATTGCTCGCAAAGATATTCGTATTGGTGACACGGTAATTATTCAAAAAGCTGGTGATATCATTCCAGAGGTAGTTCGACCAATCGAAAGTCTGCGTGATGGCAGCGAAAAACCCTACGATATACAAAAAGCCCTCGCTGATCACCCGCTGGAGTTTAAAAGAAAAGACGGTGAAGCCGTGTGGCGAGCAGTGAATTTAAACGACCCAGAAATTTTTAAACGCAGCTTGCAGCATTTTGTCAGCAAGGGTGCATTGGACATTGATGGAATGGGCAAAAAAGTTGTAGAACTGTTGGTAGACCAAAACTTGGCAACCGATTTAGCTGACATTTACAGCCTAACTTACACTGATATCTACAACCTAGAAGGCTTTGCCGAAAAATCGGCCCAACAGCTAATAGACGCCATTGCTGAAAAGAAAAACCCCGAACTAGCACGATTCATCTTTGGGCTTGGCATTCGTCACGTTGGCAAACAAACCGCCCTTGATTTAGCCAAAAAATACGGCACGTTAGAGAACTTTCTGAACGCAAGCTTCGAAGAGTTAGAAGAAATAGAGGGCGTTGGCGAAGTGGTTGCGCATTCAATTGAGGAATGGCTATCGGCCGACCAAACAATAGCTATGCTAGAGAAATTTAAGGCTAACCACGTTTGGCCACAGCCATATAAACAAACTACAGGAAGCATGACTGGTCAAAAGGTAGTAATTACTGGTTCGCTACCTGGCTATGGCCGCGAAGAAGGTTTTGAATTAGTTCGAAAAAATGGCGGAGAAGTCCAGTCGTCTGTAAGTAAAGACACGACAATGTTGGTTGTCGGTGAAAAGCCAGGCGCAAGTAAACGTAGAAAGGCCGCTAGCTTAGGTGTGTCTGAAGTAACAGCTAAAGAATTTTTGGAGAAAATACATGCATAA
- a CDS encoding GIY-YIG nuclease family protein: MAEKFYVYILKSTKQNRIYIGHTQDVTNRLHRHNSGYVKSTQPYRPWILLELHPFKSRNEAVAAEKYFKTSQQREFIKKRHQL, from the coding sequence ATGGCAGAAAAATTCTATGTTTACATATTAAAAAGCACTAAACAAAACAGAATTTATATTGGTCATACTCAAGATGTAACAAACAGATTGCATCGGCATAACTCCGGATATGTAAAATCAACTCAGCCATATCGCCCGTGGATACTTTTGGAATTACACCCATTTAAATCAAGAAACGAAGCAGTCGCAGCAGAAAAGTATTTTAAAACTAGTCAACAAAGAGAGTTTATTAAAAAACGACATCAGCTATAA
- a CDS encoding leucine--tRNA ligase translates to MQRYNPKTIEPKWQKTWADTRLYEVTEDSDKPKIYATPMLPYPSGAGLHVGHCFNYSIADAVARFHRQRGFNVMTNMGWDAFGLPTENYAIKTGISPQQATKDNVARFKEQLSRLGMSYDWSRELNTTEPEYYKWTQWIFAELFKEGLAYQGESQQWWCTKCKTVLANEQVENNKCWRHDKPEDPEVERRTTKQWFFKITDYADELLEHIDELDWPDGIKESQRNWIGRSVGAEIDFAVAKSENREKSAASNELHDTNCQIRVFTTRPDTLYGATYLVLAPEHELVSKITTNEQKQEVEKYVHEAKSKTDLQRKKDEKQKTGVFTGAYAINPINNEKIPIWIADYVLMGYGTGAIMAVPAHDERDHEFADKFKLKIVETYKKADPEESKFGGEGVVINSGEFDGLRTEDAREKIVAKLADDKKAQEKVNYRMRDWLISRQRYWGAPIPIIHCDACGPVAVPEQDLPVVLPEVESYQPTDDGQTALASVEDWVNVECPTCNKPAKRETDTMDGYACSSWYMYRYTDSKNTTAAFSKEAADYWFPVDFYFGGDHAVSHLLYFRFWNKFFADKGYIDSQTREPVKKLVYNGYINAADGRKMSKSLGNVVDPLEVIDSGYGADALRTYMLFIGPYDQDAVWNPNGVPGTYRFLNRVWDFVQEFMEARPADPGKDVSDLETAVASSTHRAIKKVTEDLKNLSFNTAIAAQMKLSNELRELQKELPFGHAPRTWMHAIESTLRLLAPFAPHMTEELWQSFGHNTESIHIGGWPEWDDELVKEELITVVVQINGKVRANITMSAEATEEEMVQAAKEDTKIAEYLESGELKKTITVPGRLVNFVVEG, encoded by the coding sequence ATGCAACGCTATAACCCTAAAACAATAGAACCGAAATGGCAGAAAACCTGGGCCGACACTAGGCTGTATGAAGTAACCGAAGATTCAGACAAGCCAAAAATTTACGCCACACCTATGCTGCCGTACCCAAGTGGTGCTGGGTTGCATGTGGGGCATTGTTTTAATTATTCAATCGCCGATGCCGTGGCGCGCTTTCATCGCCAGCGCGGCTTTAATGTAATGACTAACATGGGCTGGGATGCCTTTGGTTTACCAACAGAAAACTATGCTATAAAAACTGGCATATCGCCTCAGCAAGCAACCAAAGATAACGTCGCCCGCTTCAAAGAACAGTTGAGTCGACTGGGCATGAGTTACGACTGGTCGCGCGAACTTAATACGACCGAACCAGAGTACTACAAATGGACCCAATGGATTTTTGCGGAATTATTTAAAGAAGGCCTAGCCTATCAAGGCGAAAGCCAGCAATGGTGGTGTACTAAATGTAAAACAGTGCTGGCCAACGAACAGGTAGAAAACAACAAGTGTTGGCGACACGACAAGCCAGAAGACCCAGAAGTAGAGCGACGCACCACAAAGCAGTGGTTCTTTAAAATTACCGACTACGCAGACGAACTGCTAGAACATATTGATGAACTCGACTGGCCAGACGGCATTAAAGAAAGCCAGCGGAATTGGATAGGCCGCTCCGTAGGAGCAGAGATAGATTTTGCTGTCGCAAAATCAGAGAATAGGGAAAAGAGCGCTGCGAGCAACGAACTGCACGATACGAACTGCCAAATACGAGTTTTTACAACACGGCCTGACACTTTGTACGGTGCTACCTATCTAGTGTTAGCGCCAGAGCATGAATTAGTTTCAAAGATTACTACCAACGAGCAAAAACAAGAAGTAGAAAAATATGTACATGAAGCCAAATCAAAGACTGATCTGCAGCGCAAAAAGGACGAAAAGCAAAAAACCGGTGTGTTTACCGGCGCTTATGCCATTAACCCGATAAACAACGAAAAAATTCCAATTTGGATAGCTGACTACGTTTTAATGGGCTACGGAACCGGCGCAATTATGGCTGTGCCGGCACACGACGAACGAGATCATGAATTTGCTGACAAGTTTAAACTTAAAATTGTAGAAACATATAAAAAGGCTGACCCAGAAGAGTCTAAATTTGGTGGCGAAGGGGTTGTTATCAATTCAGGTGAGTTTGATGGTTTGCGGACCGAGGATGCCCGCGAAAAAATTGTCGCCAAATTAGCCGATGACAAAAAAGCTCAAGAAAAGGTTAATTACAGAATGCGCGACTGGTTGATTAGTCGCCAGCGCTACTGGGGCGCGCCGATCCCAATTATTCATTGTGATGCTTGCGGCCCTGTTGCCGTGCCAGAACAGGATTTACCAGTTGTACTGCCCGAGGTTGAAAGTTATCAACCGACCGACGACGGTCAAACTGCGCTTGCTAGTGTCGAGGACTGGGTAAACGTCGAGTGCCCTACATGTAACAAGCCAGCGAAACGGGAAACAGACACAATGGATGGCTACGCCTGTAGTAGTTGGTATATGTACCGCTATACAGATTCAAAAAACACTACGGCTGCATTTTCAAAAGAAGCAGCTGACTATTGGTTCCCAGTAGATTTTTACTTTGGCGGTGATCACGCGGTTAGTCATTTACTGTATTTTAGATTTTGGAATAAATTTTTTGCGGACAAAGGCTATATAGACTCACAAACTCGCGAACCAGTTAAAAAACTTGTATACAACGGCTACATAAATGCGGCTGACGGTCGCAAAATGAGTAAAAGTTTAGGTAACGTGGTTGACCCGCTGGAAGTTATTGATAGCGGCTACGGCGCTGACGCGCTACGAACTTACATGCTTTTTATTGGTCCATATGACCAAGATGCTGTGTGGAACCCAAACGGGGTACCGGGAACATATAGGTTTTTAAACCGTGTGTGGGATTTTGTTCAAGAATTTATGGAAGCTAGGCCGGCTGACCCAGGCAAAGATGTTTCTGATCTAGAAACCGCAGTTGCAAGCAGTACTCACCGGGCTATTAAAAAAGTTACAGAAGACCTTAAGAATCTTAGTTTTAACACTGCAATTGCAGCACAAATGAAGCTAAGTAATGAGCTAAGAGAATTACAAAAAGAATTGCCGTTTGGACATGCCCCACGTACGTGGATGCACGCCATTGAAAGCACTCTACGACTACTTGCACCATTTGCCCCGCACATGACAGAAGAGTTGTGGCAGTCGTTTGGTCACAACACTGAATCGATACATATCGGCGGGTGGCCAGAATGGGACGATGAATTAGTTAAAGAAGAGCTTATTACTGTAGTCGTGCAAATAAACGGTAAAGTACGGGCAAATATTACGATGTCGGCTGAAGCAACCGAGGAAGAAATGGTTCAAGCTGCAAAAGAAGATACAAAAATCGCCGAATATTTGGAATCCGGCGAGTTGAAGAAAACTATTACTGTTCCGGGGCGGCTTGTTAACTTTGTGGTAGAGGGTTAA
- a CDS encoding LemA family protein, which produces MTVLIVLLIVAGALVLWLIGVYNGLVKSNVRVDEAWSDISVQLKRRYDLIPNLVSTVKGFAKQEKEVFENVTKARANAINATGSPAEQAQAENMFTGALKSLFAVAEAYPQLKSDQNFLALQSELSDTENKIQASRRFYNGAARDLNIKIKVFPTNLFARSLGFTEREFFEVENEVEKQNVQVSF; this is translated from the coding sequence ATGACAGTATTAATTGTTTTGCTTATAGTCGCTGGTGCGCTAGTGCTGTGGCTGATCGGTGTGTATAACGGTCTTGTGAAGTCAAACGTCCGCGTAGACGAAGCGTGGAGTGATATTTCGGTACAACTAAAGCGACGCTACGACTTGATCCCAAACTTGGTCAGCACCGTTAAAGGTTTTGCTAAACAAGAAAAAGAAGTTTTTGAAAACGTAACTAAAGCCCGAGCGAATGCTATTAACGCTACTGGTAGTCCAGCCGAGCAAGCTCAGGCAGAAAACATGTTTACCGGAGCATTAAAAAGCCTGTTTGCAGTTGCTGAGGCTTACCCACAGCTTAAGTCAGACCAAAACTTCTTGGCGCTACAAAGCGAACTAAGTGATACAGAAAACAAAATTCAAGCATCTCGCCGCTTTTACAATGGCGCTGCGCGTGACTTAAACATTAAGATCAAAGTGTTTCCTACAAATTTATTCGCACGTTCATTAGGTTTTACTGAACGAGAATTCTTTGAAGTCGAGAACGAAGTAGAAAAACAAAACGTTCAAGTTTCTTTCTAA